CAAATTATCCGGTGAAGGGTCTTGACTGCCCAAGAAGTGAAGTCAGCGGCCATAGACTCTGGAATTTATTTAAATCGCATTATGGAACGTCAGAAAAATTCTTTGATGACTGCTTTGTGTTGAATTACTGCCCGTTATTATTTATCGCAGAAAGAAATTTAACTCCCGACAAGTTAATCAAGTCTGACAGTGAAAAATTATATTTATTGTGCGATTCATGCCTTAGAGACGTAATAAAGATTCTTGCGCCGAAATTCGTAATAGGAATCGGAAATTTTGCAGAGTCAAGAGCTAGCGAGTCCCTGAAAAATTTAAATCTCACAATCACAAAAATTTTGCACCCGAGTCCAGCCTCGCCAGCAAGTAATAAAAATTGGCCGGAAAAAGTTTATAAGCAGCTAATAATTTCAGGCGTATGGAGTGAATAAATAAATGAATTATGACGATACAAGCAATTTCGTTAGAATCCGGGCATTAATCAGCGGCAGAGTCCAGCATGTTGGGTTTCGTTATTGGGCGTGCGAACATGCAGAGAGACTCGGATTAACCGGCACAGTTGAAAATTTACCGGACGGACGAGTCGAAGT
The sequence above is a segment of the Synergistaceae bacterium genome. Coding sequences within it:
- a CDS encoding acylphosphatase, translating into MNYDDTSNFVRIRALISGRVQHVGFRYWACEHAERLGLTGTVENLPDGRVEVVFQGKPECVQEMKEKLKRGPSIAIVRQVIFYNERVNNNETFFGPVY